A single Stutzerimonas stutzeri DNA region contains:
- a CDS encoding DUF1615 domain-containing protein: MIFNILQRHAWTDALPLASLTAGAARRLAAAGAVLLILAGCGTQPSKAPTPRPEVVRAKIVRLIPSDIPDRQGWAIDIYSAFEALDIVPNDENICSVLAVTVQESTFQATPPVPGLAKIAREEIHRRAARLHIPRFVVNAALDVQSPNGKTYSQRLAAVRTEEQLSEIFDDFLGIMPLGKQLFGTLNPVKTGGPMQVSIAFAEARRRDYPFERQGSIRDEVFTRRGGMYFGIAHLLDYPASYTEPLYRFADFNAGWYASRNAAFQAAVSRASGIKLALDGDLIIHGSSKAGQTERAVRSLASKLDMSETGIRNALERGDTHGFEKTRLYERVFELAEQRAGKPLPRAVLPGIRLESPKITRNLTTAWFANRVNDRHLACMKRARS, from the coding sequence ATGATTTTCAACATACTCCAGCGCCATGCCTGGACCGATGCATTACCCCTCGCCTCGCTCACTGCCGGCGCCGCTCGCCGGCTCGCGGCCGCAGGCGCCGTGCTGCTGATCCTGGCCGGCTGCGGTACGCAGCCATCGAAAGCGCCAACGCCCCGGCCCGAGGTGGTGCGCGCGAAAATCGTTCGGCTGATCCCGAGCGACATCCCCGACCGCCAGGGCTGGGCCATTGACATCTACAGCGCCTTCGAGGCACTGGATATCGTTCCCAACGACGAGAACATCTGCTCGGTCCTGGCCGTCACCGTGCAGGAATCCACCTTCCAGGCGACGCCGCCGGTACCGGGGCTTGCGAAGATCGCCCGAGAGGAAATCCACCGGCGTGCCGCTCGCCTGCACATTCCGCGGTTCGTGGTGAACGCTGCCCTGGACGTTCAATCGCCCAACGGCAAGACCTACAGCCAGCGCCTGGCGGCAGTGCGCACCGAGGAGCAACTGAGCGAAATCTTCGACGATTTCCTTGGCATCATGCCGCTGGGCAAGCAGCTGTTCGGGACGCTCAACCCCGTCAAGACAGGTGGCCCGATGCAGGTCAGCATCGCCTTCGCCGAGGCGCGTCGGCGCGACTACCCCTTCGAGCGCCAGGGTTCGATCCGCGACGAAGTGTTCACCCGCCGGGGTGGCATGTACTTCGGCATTGCGCACCTGCTGGACTATCCGGCCAGCTACACTGAGCCGCTGTATCGCTTCGCCGACTTCAACGCGGGCTGGTATGCCAGCCGCAACGCCGCGTTTCAGGCGGCCGTGTCGCGCGCCAGCGGCATCAAGCTGGCCCTCGATGGCGACCTGATCATTCATGGCAGCAGCAAGGCCGGGCAGACCGAGCGGGCCGTGCGTTCGCTGGCGAGCAAGCTCGACATGAGCGAAACCGGTATTCGCAACGCGCTGGAACGAGGGGATACTCACGGCTTCGAGAAAACCCGCCTGTACGAACGCGTATTCGAACTGGCTGAACAGCGTGCCGGTAAGCCCTTGCCACGTGCCGTGCTTCCGGGCATCCGCCTGGAAAGCCCGAAGATCACCCGCAACCTGACCACCGCCTGGTTCGCCAACCGGGTCAACGACCGGCATCTGGCCTGCATGAAACGCGCGCGTAGCTAA
- a CDS encoding AraC family transcriptional regulator translates to MHRSTLNEQHTRAGSAFWRDATLPFIEARTVADGRHVCYAKHSHETFSVGLIDSGCSTYINGRHHGRIDAGTLVLMNPGDVHACNPIESQPWAYRMLYVDTGWLAALQDELRADQGGFRCFAPVLTGDPRLQTGFRQFHAVLTDEQAEPLHKHSAAVEFFTAMHRRLGMGTVASISDPKLKDAAEFIADNYQRSIKLEDICSTAGVSPSSLIRAFKKHYGLTPHAYLTNRRVQFARAELRRGVPIAEAALAAGFADQAHLQRAFKQLLAATPGHYRGQRRA, encoded by the coding sequence ATGCATCGATCCACCCTCAACGAGCAGCACACCCGGGCGGGTTCCGCCTTCTGGCGGGACGCGACGCTGCCCTTCATCGAGGCGCGCACGGTCGCTGACGGGCGCCACGTCTGTTACGCCAAGCACAGCCATGAAACCTTCTCCGTGGGGTTGATCGACAGTGGTTGCAGCACCTACATCAACGGTCGCCATCACGGCCGCATCGATGCCGGGACCCTGGTGCTGATGAATCCGGGTGACGTGCATGCGTGCAATCCGATCGAAAGCCAGCCCTGGGCGTATCGAATGCTCTACGTGGATACCGGATGGCTTGCCGCGCTGCAGGACGAGCTGCGTGCCGATCAGGGCGGGTTTCGTTGTTTCGCGCCGGTATTGACTGGCGATCCACGGTTGCAGACGGGGTTCCGGCAGTTCCATGCGGTACTGACCGACGAGCAGGCCGAACCATTGCACAAGCACAGTGCGGCGGTTGAGTTCTTCACTGCCATGCATCGGCGACTGGGCATGGGAACGGTGGCCTCGATAAGCGACCCCAAGCTGAAAGACGCCGCTGAATTCATCGCCGACAACTATCAGCGTTCCATCAAGCTGGAAGACATCTGCTCGACGGCGGGCGTGTCGCCCTCGAGCCTGATCCGCGCGTTCAAGAAACACTACGGCCTGACGCCGCACGCCTATCTGACCAATCGCCGGGTACAGTTCGCGCGCGCCGAGTTGCGACGCGGCGTGCCGATCGCCGAGGCGGCCTTGGCGGCGGGTTTCGCTGACCAGGCGCATCTGCAGCGCGCTTTCAAGCAGCTGCTGGCCGCGACGCCCGGCCACTATCGAGGCCAGCGACGCGCCTGA
- a CDS encoding LysE family translocator: protein MSLMLSMAAFALASSISPGPVNIVALSAGAQFGLRAAMRHVSGATLGFTALLLLIGHGLNEVLGRWPWLTESIRLAGVAFLLYMAYRLARDDGRLTTNKPILRPTMRYGALMQWLNPKAWLASVAGMGLFAAAGDAPSVWRFAAIYFVICYASLACWAYAGTFVQHYLSNASRLRWFNRVMAALLAGCATYLLVP from the coding sequence ATGAGCCTCATGCTCTCCATGGCCGCCTTTGCGCTGGCCTCATCCATCTCGCCCGGCCCGGTCAATATCGTCGCGCTGAGTGCTGGCGCCCAGTTCGGCCTGCGTGCAGCCATGCGCCACGTCAGCGGAGCCACCCTCGGGTTCACCGCGCTGTTATTACTGATCGGCCACGGCCTGAACGAAGTGCTGGGCCGATGGCCCTGGCTCACCGAATCCATCCGGCTCGCCGGCGTCGCGTTCCTGCTCTACATGGCCTACCGGTTGGCGCGCGATGACGGTCGCTTGACGACGAACAAACCGATCCTGCGCCCGACCATGCGCTATGGCGCCCTGATGCAGTGGTTGAATCCGAAGGCCTGGCTGGCGTCGGTAGCCGGGATGGGGTTATTCGCCGCGGCCGGTGACGCCCCGTCGGTCTGGCGCTTCGCCGCGATCTACTTTGTGATCTGCTACGCCTCGCTGGCCTGCTGGGCCTATGCCGGCACCTTCGTGCAACATTATCTGAGCAACGCTTCGCGGTTGCGGTGGTTCAATCGGGTGATGGCGGCGCTGTTGGCAGGCTGCGCGACGTACTTGCTGGTGCCCTAG